Sequence from the Kineosporia succinea genome:
CGGTGACGCCGACCCGGCGAGCGGCACCGCCCGCAGCCACCAGTACAACCCGCTCTGCGGTGACGAGGTCACCGTGCAGATCACGCTGGGCGATCACGACGTGCGGGTCGTGGAGTGGACCGGCGACGGCTGCTCGATCAGCCAGGCCGCCACCTCGGTGATGCACGACCTGATCACCGGCAAGCCCGTCGACGAGGCCCGCGCCATCCTCGCCGACTACCGCACCATGCTCCGCAGCCGTGGCGAGGGCGAGCCCGACGAAGAGGTGCTCGGCGACGCCGTGGCCTTCGCCGGGGTCAGCCGGCACGCGAATCGCGTGAAGTGCGCGATCCTGGGATGGACGGCGTTCGAGGACGCGTTGCTGCGTATCGAGGCCGCACGACCGACAGCAAAGGACAATTCATGAGCGACCAGGCAGTGGACACCAGCCCGGCCGACGTCCCCGCGGACGTGGCCGATGTCGAGGAGGCCCTGCGCGACGTCGTCGACCCCGAGCTGGGCATCAACGTCGTCGACCTGGGCCTGGTCTACGGCATCCAGATCGACCAGAACAACCACGCCACGATCGACATGACGCTCACGTCGGCGGCCTGCCCGCTGACCGACGTCATCGAGGACCAGGCCCAGGCCGCCCTCGACCCGCTGGTCAAGGGCATGGCCATCAACTGGGTCTGGATGCCGCCGTGGGGTCCGGACAAGATCACCGACGACGGCCGCGAGCAGCTGCGGGCGCTCGGTTTCAACCTGTAGCCGAACCCGTCCGACAGCCCCGGTGCCCCGACCGCACCGGGGCTGTCCTGCGTCCTCCAGCAGGGGCAGGACGCGCCTCACATTCAATGCCGGGCCCCAAAGGGACGAATAAGGCTGGGTGCAGGACATCTGGCGGCTCGTGGCAGCACCCAACCCGGTGCTGGACGACGTCGTCCGGGACGGCCTGCTGGTGCAGTCGGCGCAGGCCTCCCGGCTGAGCAGCCTGCTCGGGCTGCCGCTGTCGGTGATCGTGCTGGCGGCGATGACGGCCAGCGGCGCCTCGGGGCGTGAGATCGGTACCTGGACCGCCCTGGTTCTGCTCGTGATGCTCCTGTACGTCGCGGCGGTCGGCCGGTTCGTGGTGCGGGGGCGCGGCGACTACCGCGAGCGCCTGCGGATCTTCACCGTGGCCCAGACCCTGGGCGGCACCGTCTGGGGCCTGCTCCCGGTTCTGGTGACGCCGGTGGACGACCGCACCGCGATCGTGTCGGTCTCATGTTCCGTGACCACCCTGGCGGTGGCGGCCAACGTGGTCTTCAGTTCCGCGACCCCGCTGCCCTGGCTGGGTTTCCACCTGGCGGCGCTGACCGTCGGCTCGGCCGGCCTCCTCCGGCACGGTGAGGGCGCGGTCGCGGCCCTGAACGCGCTGACCGTGCTGGCCGCCTTCCCCCTCGCCCGTTACATGTACCAGCAGGTGGCGCGCTCGCGGCTGGTGGCGCGGCAGAACGCCCTGCTGGCCGAGGACCTGCGCGCCGAACGGGAGGCCGTGGAGCGGATCAACCTGGAGCTCTCCGAGGCCAATACCGAGCTGCGGCACCAGGCGACCCGCGACCCGCTCACCCGCCTGCCCAACCGCAGCCTGTTCTTCGACCACCTGGTGCGCTCGATGCGGCACGGGCGGCGCAACGGCACCCCGGTGGCCGTCGTCTACTTCGACCTCGACCGGTTCAAAGCCATCAACGACACCCTCGGGCACGGCGCCGGCGACGACCTGCTGATCCAGGTCGCCGAGCGCACCAGCGCGGTGCTGCGCAGCCCGGACGTGCTGGCCCGGCTCGGTGGCGACGAGTTCGTGGTGCTGACGCACGACTACGAGTCCGGGCCCGGCTCGCAGGTGGCGACCGAGGTGGCCGAGCGGATCCGGGAGGTGCTGGCCGTGCCGTTCGACCTGTCCGGCAATCCGGTGACCATCTCGGGCAGCCTCGGGGTGGCGATCGACGAGACCGGCCTGGGCGCCGAGGACCTGGTCGAACGGGCCGACATGGCGCTGTACCGGGCCAAGCAGCAGGGCCGGAACCGGGTGGCGCTCTACGCGCCGGAACTCAACTGGCTGCAGCCGGGTGTCGAGTCCTAGACCGTGCAGGACATCTGGGGGATGCTCCGGGCGCCGGACCCGGACGTGGACGACGTCGTGCGCAGGGAGCTTCTGGTGCAGTCGGCGGAGGCGGCGCGGCTGAGCAACCTGCTCGGGTACGGGCTGCTCGCGACGGCGGACGGGGTGCTGTGGGCGACCGGCCTGCGGACGGGCGAGGTCCTGGCCTGGACGCTCGGGCTGCTGGCCTGGCTGGCCGTCTTCCACGTCGTGGTGCCGATCTGGGTCTGCCGCCCGGCGCGGGCGGGGCGTCCCGTCGATCCGCTGCGGCGTCGCTTCACGGTGATCCAGGGCGTGACCGGCACGCTGTGGGGGAGTGTCTGCGTGTTCGTGCGGCCCGGCGAGGGCCAGGCCGAGCTGTTCGCCGTGGCGATGGCGACGCTGGTGCTCGCGAACGCCGCGAACCTGCTGTTCTGCTGCGCCACCCCGGGGGCCTACCTGGCCTATCACGCCGGCATCGTGGTCGCGGGCGTCACCGGGTTCGCCTCGCAGGGCAACTGGGGGCTGGTGGCCCTGGTCGCGTTCGGCGGGTTCGGGGCGATGCCGCTGACCCGTTACGGCTACCAGCAGGTGGCCGGGGCGCGGCTGCTGGCCCGGCAGAACCACCTGCTGGCCGACGAGCTGCGCACCGAGCGGGAGGCGGTGGAACGGGCCAACCTGCGCCTGTCCGAGGCCAACGCCGAGCTGGCGCACCAGGCCACCCGCGACCCGCTGACCGGTCTGCCCAACCGCACGCTGTTCTTCGAGCACCTGACGAGTTCGCTGGCGCTGAGCCGGGAGACCGGGCGGCGCCTGGGCGTCATCTACTTCGACCTCGACCGGTTCAAGATCATCAACGACACGCTCGGGCACGGCGCCGGCGACGACCTGCTCGTGCAGGTGGGGGAGCGCGTCACCGCCGTGCTGCGCGGCGCCGACGTGCTGACCCGGCTCGGCGGCGACGAGTTCGTGGTGCTCACCTCGCAGAACGCCGCCGGGGTGGCCGAGCGGGTGCGCCGGGTGCTGGCCGAGCCGTTCGCGCTCGACGGGCGCTCGGTGCGGGTCAGCTCGAGCCTGGGCGTGGCGGTCGACGACGGCAGGGCCGACGGCGAGCAGCTCGTCGAGTTCGCCGACGTGGCGCTGTACCGGGCCAAGGAGGGCGGCCGGAACCGGGTGGCCGTGTTCACCCCGGAGATGCTGGCGACCACGGGCACCGACGACGAGCGGCTGAACCGTCTCCTGGCGGGCAAGCCGCCGCAGCCGCGCCGGGGCGAGGCGCCCTCGCCTAGAGCCC
This genomic interval carries:
- the sufU gene encoding Fe-S cluster assembly sulfur transfer protein SufU, which translates into the protein MSSLEALYQQVILDHSKEKHGRAELTGDADPASGTARSHQYNPLCGDEVTVQITLGDHDVRVVEWTGDGCSISQAATSVMHDLITGKPVDEARAILADYRTMLRSRGEGEPDEEVLGDAVAFAGVSRHANRVKCAILGWTAFEDALLRIEAARPTAKDNS
- a CDS encoding GGDEF domain-containing protein, whose product is MQDIWRLVAAPNPVLDDVVRDGLLVQSAQASRLSSLLGLPLSVIVLAAMTASGASGREIGTWTALVLLVMLLYVAAVGRFVVRGRGDYRERLRIFTVAQTLGGTVWGLLPVLVTPVDDRTAIVSVSCSVTTLAVAANVVFSSATPLPWLGFHLAALTVGSAGLLRHGEGAVAALNALTVLAAFPLARYMYQQVARSRLVARQNALLAEDLRAEREAVERINLELSEANTELRHQATRDPLTRLPNRSLFFDHLVRSMRHGRRNGTPVAVVYFDLDRFKAINDTLGHGAGDDLLIQVAERTSAVLRSPDVLARLGGDEFVVLTHDYESGPGSQVATEVAERIREVLAVPFDLSGNPVTISGSLGVAIDETGLGAEDLVERADMALYRAKQQGRNRVALYAPELNWLQPGVES
- a CDS encoding GGDEF domain-containing protein, whose protein sequence is MQDIWGMLRAPDPDVDDVVRRELLVQSAEAARLSNLLGYGLLATADGVLWATGLRTGEVLAWTLGLLAWLAVFHVVVPIWVCRPARAGRPVDPLRRRFTVIQGVTGTLWGSVCVFVRPGEGQAELFAVAMATLVLANAANLLFCCATPGAYLAYHAGIVVAGVTGFASQGNWGLVALVAFGGFGAMPLTRYGYQQVAGARLLARQNHLLADELRTEREAVERANLRLSEANAELAHQATRDPLTGLPNRTLFFEHLTSSLALSRETGRRLGVIYFDLDRFKIINDTLGHGAGDDLLVQVGERVTAVLRGADVLTRLGGDEFVVLTSQNAAGVAERVRRVLAEPFALDGRSVRVSSSLGVAVDDGRADGEQLVEFADVALYRAKEGGRNRVAVFTPEMLATTGTDDERLNRLLAGKPPQPRRGEAPSPRAPSS
- a CDS encoding metal-sulfur cluster assembly factor, which gives rise to MSDQAVDTSPADVPADVADVEEALRDVVDPELGINVVDLGLVYGIQIDQNNHATIDMTLTSAACPLTDVIEDQAQAALDPLVKGMAINWVWMPPWGPDKITDDGREQLRALGFNL